TTCATTTAGAAGGTCCGTTTATCAATGCAAAACGAGCCGGAGCACAGCCGAAGGAATACATTATCGATCCTGATATTGAATTATTTAAGCATTGGCAAGAGCTTGCTGAAGGAAGCATTAAATTAGTAACGGTTGCCCCTGAACTTGAGAACGGGACAAACTTTGTTACCTATTTACATGAAAATGATGTGATTGCTTCTATTGGTCACTCCGACGCAATTTACGAAGAGATGGAAAAGGCCGTTGAGGCAGGAGCCAAACAGGTGACACATTTATTTAATGGCATGAGAGGAATCCATCATCGTGAACCTGGGGTTGCCGGTTCCGCTCTTCTTTTTAAAGAATTAATGGTGGAATTAATTGCTGATGGGATTCATGTTCGTCCAGAGGTAATGAAGCTTGTCATTAATGCTAAAGGAACAGAGGGCATGATTTTAATAACGGACGCAATGAGGGCAAAATGTCTTAAAAATGGAATTTATGATCTTGGTGGGCAGGATGTATCCGTTGCAGATGGAAAGGCTCTTCTAGCCGACGGAACACTTGCTGGCAGTATTTTAAAAATGAACGACTCAATAAAAAACATCCTAGAAGCTGCAGATATTTCTCTACCAGAAGCTGTACAAATGGCTAGTGTGAATCCTGCCAAACAATTGAAAGTCTATGACACTAAAGGAAGTATTTCCGTAGGAAAAGATGCGGATATAGCGATTTTATCGAATGCATATCAAGTTGAACTGACAATCTGCCGTGGGGAAATTGCATATAAAAAGGGGTAATAACATGAAATTAATTCGTACAGAAAATTATGCAGAGATGAG
This Neobacillus sp. YX16 DNA region includes the following protein-coding sequences:
- the nagA gene encoding N-acetylglucosamine-6-phosphate deacetylase; the protein is MKILSLLLMVHGKAVLENEVAESIYINIEHGKIKDIGPIEALPSHLKDVEKIEISKDQHVVPGFIDVHIHGAAGSDTMDATIEALETMARALPAEGTTSFLATTITQKHESIENALKNAALYLKGHNDSGKSDILGVHLEGPFINAKRAGAQPKEYIIDPDIELFKHWQELAEGSIKLVTVAPELENGTNFVTYLHENDVIASIGHSDAIYEEMEKAVEAGAKQVTHLFNGMRGIHHREPGVAGSALLFKELMVELIADGIHVRPEVMKLVINAKGTEGMILITDAMRAKCLKNGIYDLGGQDVSVADGKALLADGTLAGSILKMNDSIKNILEAADISLPEAVQMASVNPAKQLKVYDTKGSISVGKDADIAILSNAYQVELTICRGEIAYKKG